Proteins encoded within one genomic window of Lysinibacillus louembei:
- a CDS encoding major tail protein yields MTENKVQFGIKNVHYAVATEGTDGQFTYAAPVAFPGAVSLTLEARGEQADFYADDRVYYTSSTNTGYSGTLTVATLLQQFRVDVLGDELSADGVLTETSNAKPKTVALLFEFDGDVKATRHALYNVTISRPGLTGQTKGETTEPGTQELAFVAAPTIDGVVKRSTTGETEDVVYNAWYSSVFQPVVVPAP; encoded by the coding sequence ATGACAGAAAACAAAGTTCAATTTGGTATTAAAAACGTACATTATGCAGTAGCAACGGAAGGCACAGATGGGCAATTCACATATGCTGCACCAGTAGCATTCCCAGGGGCTGTATCTTTAACTTTAGAAGCACGTGGTGAGCAGGCTGACTTCTATGCAGATGATCGTGTGTATTACACTTCATCTACAAATACAGGTTATTCTGGTACATTAACGGTTGCAACATTATTGCAGCAGTTCCGAGTAGATGTATTAGGCGATGAATTAAGTGCAGATGGTGTTTTAACAGAAACATCGAATGCTAAGCCGAAAACAGTGGCATTGTTATTTGAATTTGATGGCGATGTAAAGGCTACACGTCATGCTTTATATAATGTAACCATTTCTCGCCCTGGATTAACTGGTCAAACAAAGGGTGAAACAACTGAGCCAGGCACACAGGAGCTGGCATTTGTCGCTGCGCCAACAATTGATGGTGTCGTAAAACGCTCAACAACAGGTGAGACAGAAGATGTTGTTTATAATGCTTGGTATTCAAGTGTATTTCAACCAGTAGTAGTACCAGCACCTTAA
- a CDS encoding QueT transporter family protein, protein MKVKFLATSAIIAALYIAVTMLVAPISFGQVQFRIAEMFNHLVAFNPRYIVGVTLGVLISNFLLSSVGPLDLIFGVGHTIITLGIFIFICKFVKNIWARLIINTFLFTFTMFIIAYQLNLVLELPFWETWLFVAAGEFTVLAVSAPIMYALNKRLDFKNLI, encoded by the coding sequence ATGAAGGTCAAATTTTTAGCTACGAGCGCTATTATTGCGGCACTGTATATCGCAGTGACAATGCTTGTTGCACCAATTAGCTTTGGACAAGTACAGTTTCGCATTGCGGAGATGTTTAACCATTTAGTTGCATTTAATCCACGTTATATCGTAGGTGTGACCCTTGGTGTACTTATTTCCAATTTTTTATTATCATCAGTTGGACCGCTCGATTTAATTTTCGGTGTAGGTCATACAATTATCACATTAGGCATTTTTATTTTTATTTGTAAATTTGTCAAAAATATTTGGGCACGTTTGATTATCAATACATTTTTATTTACATTTACAATGTTTATTATTGCGTACCAATTAAATTTAGTGTTAGAGCTACCATTTTGGGAAACATGGCTCTTCGTGGCGGCAGGCGAATTTACTGTATTAGCAGTGAGCGCACCAATTATGTATGCATTGAACAAACGACTTGACTTTAAAAATTTAATATAG
- a CDS encoding metal ABC transporter ATP-binding protein, which translates to MQKTSRTTIRKVNGDCLTPIVLFNRLQGTQKFLLESATKHETTGRYSFIGANPRKTYKGKGDTLQEISHVTYSHHGDLIQSLKQMMPRISQHTEYPFMGGAIGYIHEDEILFQVYDTVIIFDHITDELAIVHTNIEIEQQTPNLDALIEQLMNGTTADAQNKAFADYRKFRLEQRASYLYYVEFANSTLIGSSASSTIKVKDGVITTAIPTVNEWAQNGQLPPSAHSIDALAEAVKSVPAMLGYIGFNGQIDFTVEG; encoded by the coding sequence ATGCAAAAAACTTCACGTACGACGATTCGCAAAGTAAATGGAGATTGTTTAACGCCAATTGTACTTTTTAATAGACTGCAAGGAACGCAAAAGTTTTTATTGGAAAGCGCCACAAAGCATGAAACAACTGGGCGCTACTCCTTTATTGGAGCAAACCCACGCAAGACATATAAAGGCAAAGGAGATACGCTACAGGAAATTAGCCATGTCACATATAGCCATCATGGCGACTTAATTCAATCGCTCAAGCAAATGATGCCACGTATTTCACAGCATACAGAATACCCTTTTATGGGTGGGGCAATCGGCTATATCCATGAAGATGAGATACTGTTTCAAGTATATGATACGGTCATTATTTTTGATCATATAACTGACGAGCTTGCTATCGTGCATACAAATATTGAAATCGAGCAGCAAACACCTAATTTAGATGCACTAATTGAGCAATTGATGAATGGAACTACAGCAGACGCTCAGAACAAGGCTTTTGCGGATTACCGCAAATTCCGATTAGAGCAAAGAGCTTCCTATTTATATTATGTAGAATTTGCGAATAGCACTCTTATTGGCTCTTCAGCAAGTAGCACAATTAAGGTAAAAGATGGCGTGATTACGACAGCAATTCCAACGGTAAACGAATGGGCACAGAATGGGCAGCTCCCCCCTTCTGCCCATTCAATCGACGCATTAGCAGAAGCAGTAAAAAGCGTGCCAGCAATGTTAGGCTATATCGGTTTTAATGGACAAATTGATTTTACGGTGGAGGGATAA
- a CDS encoding phage tail tape measure protein codes for MASNQSGSNDEAKKIAAALKEITQESNRVQQALKKVERGLKLDAGNVDLIKQKMELLQQSSEIAGQKLNTLQETQSRVEAQLRRYSAQLNSSTKEQEKLAQATKELSTFFEATETDVSSFADVLGTRLTNAIRNGTASTDEINKALKLMGRNTLGASANIDEMRNALRSAGEGASLDQVKKDLEGISKKAGDASNALNDFAQKQAGSLTSNVTSVVTQALDVSSLNTKIDIMFDVPEESVATIRDSVTTVTTYIGDQETALEGVRKQWALNKDQSDEANASIIQGAGAIANVYGQIDFAELVQEVNDVGAALGISNEEALGLIDSLLKSGFPPEQLDTIASYGQQMKEVGFTTNEIQAVLKKVSI; via the coding sequence TTGGCGAGTAATCAAAGTGGAAGCAATGATGAAGCAAAAAAAATAGCGGCCGCTCTAAAAGAGATAACGCAAGAAAGCAATAGGGTACAGCAGGCACTAAAAAAAGTAGAGCGTGGATTAAAATTAGATGCTGGCAATGTAGATTTAATTAAGCAAAAAATGGAGCTTTTGCAACAATCATCTGAAATAGCTGGGCAAAAATTAAACACGCTTCAGGAAACGCAGTCGAGGGTTGAGGCTCAACTACGAAGATATAGTGCACAATTAAACAGTTCAACAAAAGAGCAAGAGAAGTTAGCGCAAGCAACTAAAGAATTATCTACTTTTTTTGAAGCGACAGAAACGGATGTTAGCTCTTTTGCGGATGTTTTAGGTACGCGTTTAACGAACGCCATCCGCAATGGAACAGCTTCTACAGATGAAATAAATAAAGCATTAAAGCTGATGGGGCGAAATACTTTAGGAGCTAGTGCAAACATTGATGAAATGCGAAATGCACTAAGGAGTGCCGGCGAAGGAGCAAGCCTAGATCAAGTTAAAAAGGATTTAGAAGGCATTAGCAAAAAAGCTGGGGATGCAAGTAATGCCCTTAATGACTTTGCTCAGAAACAAGCAGGCTCTTTAACTAGCAATGTGACAAGCGTTGTAACACAGGCCTTAGATGTATCTAGCTTAAATACGAAAATAGATATTATGTTTGATGTACCTGAAGAAAGTGTGGCAACGATACGAGACTCGGTGACAACAGTTACAACATATATCGGAGATCAAGAAACCGCATTAGAAGGGGTTCGTAAGCAATGGGCCTTGAATAAAGATCAATCAGATGAAGCAAATGCCTCTATTATTCAAGGGGCAGGGGCGATTGCAAACGTATATGGCCAAATCGATTTTGCTGAGCTTGTTCAAGAGGTCAATGATGTAGGGGCAGCATTAGGTATAAGCAATGAAGAAGCATTAGGTCTTATAGACAGCTTATTAAAATCAGGCTTTCCCCCTGAGCAGTTAGATACAATCGCAAGCTATGGGCAGCAAATGAAGGAAGTAGGCTTTACTACAAACGAAATACAGGCTGTTTTGAAAAAGGTATCGATTTAA
- a CDS encoding ImmA/IrrE family metallo-endopeptidase, giving the protein MSQIKNLVNQLIKKHRTLDPFELAERMGIIIVYEPLGSTLGYFSKQFRVPIIHINQDVSKEIQTFICAHELGHAVQHANVNTTFLKRHTLLSTEKIEIEANTFAIELLLPDEYFNEKNNTNFTIYEAIESYGVPTELLILKNLDGKKLAL; this is encoded by the coding sequence TTGTCACAAATTAAAAACTTAGTCAATCAGCTAATCAAAAAGCATCGTACGCTTGATCCATTTGAACTTGCTGAGCGCATGGGAATAATCATTGTTTATGAGCCTTTAGGAAGTACTTTAGGTTACTTTAGCAAGCAGTTTAGAGTCCCTATCATTCATATTAATCAGGATGTTAGCAAAGAAATACAAACGTTTATTTGTGCTCACGAGCTTGGCCATGCTGTCCAGCACGCCAATGTGAACACAACCTTTTTAAAAAGGCATACCCTTTTATCCACTGAAAAAATTGAAATAGAGGCGAATACGTTTGCTATTGAATTACTGTTACCAGATGAATATTTTAATGAAAAAAATAATACTAACTTTACCATCTATGAAGCAATTGAAAGTTACGGTGTTCCTACAGAGCTACTAATTTTGAAAAACTTAGATGGTAAAAAACTTGCCCTTTAA
- a CDS encoding helix-turn-helix domain-containing protein: MLFDRVKKLAEERGENLKTVAQKLSFSENAFYKWKTQSPKSETLEKTADYFDVSTDYLLGRTDQKRYYDLTEKDEQSIQEELQKMIEGLSNSGHAAFDGRTLDELSEEELEDRELLLSSLENSLRLAKRVAKQKFTPKKYR, from the coding sequence ATGTTATTTGACAGAGTCAAAAAACTAGCAGAAGAACGTGGAGAAAATTTAAAAACAGTTGCTCAAAAACTAAGTTTTAGTGAAAATGCTTTTTATAAATGGAAAACGCAAAGTCCTAAATCTGAAACTTTAGAAAAGACAGCAGACTATTTTGATGTGAGTACCGATTATTTACTAGGTCGCACTGACCAAAAGCGCTATTACGATTTAACCGAGAAGGATGAGCAATCGATACAGGAAGAGCTCCAAAAAATGATTGAAGGATTATCTAATAGCGGACATGCTGCGTTTGATGGACGAACATTAGACGAATTAAGTGAAGAGGAATTGGAAGATCGAGAATTGTTACTATCCAGCTTAGAAAATTCTCTACGACTTGCTAAAAGAGTAGCTAAACAAAAATTTACACCTAAAAAATATAGATAG
- the trpD gene encoding anthranilate phosphoribosyltransferase encodes MSLQQYTAQINHHESLPLEEMKAAAALIFNETTPAQDIADFLIGLSKKGETAEEVAGLAIIMRDNALKIDVPEGIYMDNCGTGGDGLQSFNISTTTAFVLAGGGLLVAKHGNRKISSAAGSSDVLEALQIRLLPSVEETSELLEQHGIAFLHAPNMHPKLKRISEIRRSIGKPTIFNLVGPLTNPVPLKTQFVGINRPHFTTDYAQVLHMLGRERAIVVSGTQGMDEASLEGENTLALLDRGDIIPFKLRAEDVGLRTMPLSAIRGGDARENAKILLDLLNGQQSAYLDTVLLNAGIGFFAYGSALSIKEGIEMARDSIFSGRALEKLQAVVAYSQHKEGVQ; translated from the coding sequence ATGTCATTACAACAATACACGGCGCAAATTAATCATCATGAAAGCTTACCACTTGAAGAAATGAAGGCGGCAGCAGCGCTTATTTTCAATGAGACAACTCCTGCTCAAGATATCGCTGACTTTTTAATTGGCTTAAGCAAGAAAGGGGAAACGGCGGAAGAGGTAGCAGGTCTTGCAATCATTATGCGTGATAATGCACTGAAAATTGATGTACCAGAAGGAATTTATATGGATAACTGTGGTACAGGCGGTGATGGTCTACAAAGCTTTAATATTAGCACAACGACCGCTTTTGTCCTCGCTGGTGGGGGCTTGCTTGTTGCCAAGCATGGCAATCGCAAAATATCGAGCGCTGCTGGCAGTTCTGACGTTTTAGAGGCATTGCAAATTCGTTTGCTCCCTTCTGTTGAGGAAACTTCCGAATTACTTGAGCAGCATGGCATCGCTTTTTTACATGCACCTAATATGCATCCGAAATTAAAGCGTATCAGTGAAATCCGTCGTTCTATTGGCAAACCAACGATTTTTAATTTAGTTGGGCCTTTGACGAACCCTGTCCCTTTAAAGACGCAATTTGTCGGCATTAATCGTCCGCATTTTACGACAGATTATGCACAGGTTTTGCATATGCTAGGTCGAGAGCGAGCAATTGTTGTTTCGGGCACACAGGGAATGGACGAAGCTTCACTAGAGGGAGAAAACACGCTTGCATTGCTTGACCGAGGTGATATTATCCCATTTAAATTACGCGCTGAAGATGTTGGTTTACGTACTATGCCTTTATCTGCAATTCGAGGTGGAGATGCACGGGAAAATGCAAAAATTTTGCTCGATTTATTAAATGGTCAGCAAAGTGCTTACTTAGATACTGTGTTACTTAATGCCGGCATCGGCTTCTTTGCATATGGATCCGCACTATCAATTAAAGAAGGTATTGAAATGGCTAGGGATAGCATTTTTTCAGGTCGTGCTTTAGAAAAGCTACAGGCTGTCGTTGCCTATTCACAGCACAAGGAGGGTGTCCAATGA